One region of Dehalococcoidia bacterium genomic DNA includes:
- a CDS encoding chloride channel protein, with the protein MPGGEGETIVTAISRLWVIPLVTTLGGLASGLLVFKFAPEAEGHGTDAAINAFHNQNAHIRARVPGIKMIASAITIGSGGSAGREGPIALISAGFGSILGDSLRLNDRDRRIALTVGIGAGIGAIFKAPLGGALLGTEVLYRRDFEIDAIFPSFIASITGYVIFASFNGWAPIFSIPAGLEFNSPLQLVGYMLLGLICGMVGMLYGRTFYKIRDFFRDLKVPNYLKPAIGGLAVGLIGMFLPQVLGQGYGWVQLGINGDFMALPVYLMVGVLLGKIVATGLSIGSGGSGGVFAPGLVIGGMLGGIVWWLLKDLTLIVPPQPDAFVIVGMMALFGGIAKAPLAIMIMVSEMTNSYVLLAPCMIAVVLAYFSSGNSYIYENQVTNRAASPAHKFEYSVPLLTRLSVKEAMHPIEATVGVDTNLKEVAILMKNNRLDALPVIYKGSIIGIVANLDIVQVSKTDRVSKFAKDVMSTDLIVCNSNEQLDVALERMSRNNISHLPVMNENNSSELIGMLCIEDIIRTYRNHAKALDNINR; encoded by the coding sequence GTGCCAGGGGGAGAAGGAGAAACCATTGTAACGGCAATCAGCAGATTATGGGTCATACCGCTGGTTACCACACTGGGCGGCCTCGCCAGTGGTCTCTTAGTATTCAAATTCGCTCCTGAGGCCGAGGGGCACGGCACGGACGCAGCAATCAACGCTTTTCACAATCAGAACGCCCATATTCGCGCCCGTGTTCCCGGCATCAAGATGATCGCCTCCGCAATCACCATTGGATCAGGTGGCAGCGCAGGAAGAGAAGGTCCTATAGCCCTGATAAGCGCCGGATTCGGATCTATATTGGGCGATTCACTCAGACTCAACGACCGGGATCGCAGAATAGCACTTACCGTCGGTATCGGAGCAGGTATCGGCGCAATCTTTAAAGCACCCCTCGGCGGAGCATTACTGGGTACCGAGGTGCTCTATAGGCGCGACTTTGAAATCGACGCTATTTTCCCTTCATTCATAGCATCGATCACTGGTTATGTTATCTTTGCATCCTTCAATGGCTGGGCTCCCATCTTCAGTATACCTGCGGGTCTTGAATTTAACAGCCCTCTTCAATTAGTAGGCTATATGTTATTGGGACTTATATGCGGAATGGTTGGCATGCTCTACGGACGCACATTCTATAAAATAAGAGATTTTTTCAGGGATTTAAAAGTCCCCAATTATCTGAAACCAGCCATTGGCGGATTGGCCGTAGGGTTAATTGGTATGTTCTTACCCCAGGTACTTGGCCAGGGATACGGATGGGTGCAACTGGGAATAAACGGCGACTTTATGGCCCTTCCCGTGTATTTAATGGTTGGTGTACTGCTCGGGAAAATAGTAGCCACAGGATTGTCAATAGGCTCCGGAGGAAGTGGTGGTGTATTTGCGCCTGGACTGGTGATCGGCGGTATGTTAGGTGGAATAGTGTGGTGGCTCCTCAAAGATTTAACGTTGATAGTCCCGCCTCAGCCCGATGCATTTGTTATCGTGGGAATGATGGCATTGTTCGGAGGTATCGCTAAAGCACCATTGGCGATCATGATAATGGTCAGTGAAATGACCAACAGTTACGTTTTACTTGCTCCCTGTATGATCGCCGTCGTCCTTGCTTATTTTTCATCAGGGAATAGCTATATATATGAGAACCAGGTAACCAACAGGGCCGCATCACCGGCACATAAATTTGAATACTCGGTCCCGTTGCTAACACGGTTATCGGTCAAAGAGGCAATGCATCCCATTGAAGCAACTGTTGGTGTTGACACAAACCTCAAAGAAGTTGCGATTCTAATGAAGAACAACCGGTTGGACGCTTTACCGGTGATTTATAAAGGCTCTATCATCGGCATCGTCGCAAACCTGGATATTGTCCAGGTATCGAAAACGGACAGGGTCTCTAAGTTCGCCAAGGATGTTATGAGCACAGATTTGATAGTCTGTAACTCGAACGAACAGCTTGACGTTGCTCTCGAACGTATGAGTCGTAATAATATCAGCCATCTTCCGGTAATGAATGAGAACAATTCCTCTGAACTAATAGGAATGCTTTGTATAGAAGATATAATCAGGACATATCGTAACCATGCCAAGGCTTTAGACAATATCAATCGCTAA
- the tgt gene encoding tRNA guanosine(34) transglycosylase Tgt, with protein MSGRIFKISAKCKAGGARSGRLATLHGPVNTPIFLPVGSQATVKSLDIADIKKLGIKMILCNAYHLYLRPGIKVIEEAGGLHRFMNWQGPILTDSGGYQIFSLSTLRKISGDGVVFRSHVDGSQHSITPESSMSMQEKLGADIIMALDVCPGSTAGRKELSKAAASTAEWAERCRSAHRDTGQHLFGIIQGGTYPDLRKESVEQITALDFPGYAIGGLSLGEPKALMWEIVEATVPYMPPNRPRYLMGVGSPEDIVEGISRGIDIFDSALPTRVARNGALYTRKGRVNIRRSVHREDMGPVEKDCQCFTCRNYSAAYLHHLFKCEELLAYRLATIHNLHFMQKLIEQCRQTIGEDTFPEFKRRFLKSYKTTDEDRRIEQKAAALTNKKTFP; from the coding sequence ATGTCGGGGCGGATTTTCAAAATCTCGGCTAAATGCAAGGCAGGCGGCGCCAGATCCGGCAGGCTTGCCACCTTGCACGGGCCGGTCAACACACCGATCTTCCTTCCGGTGGGCAGTCAGGCTACGGTTAAGAGCCTGGACATCGCCGATATAAAAAAACTCGGCATAAAGATGATTCTCTGCAATGCCTACCACCTGTATTTAAGGCCCGGCATAAAGGTTATCGAGGAGGCGGGAGGGTTACACAGGTTCATGAACTGGCAAGGCCCCATACTGACCGACAGCGGCGGGTACCAGATATTCAGCCTGTCCACGTTACGCAAGATTTCCGGCGATGGAGTCGTATTCCGCTCGCATGTGGACGGCAGCCAGCACAGCATTACACCGGAATCCTCAATGTCCATGCAGGAGAAACTTGGGGCGGATATCATCATGGCTCTGGACGTGTGTCCTGGGAGCACCGCCGGCAGGAAGGAGTTAAGCAAGGCTGCGGCATCCACGGCTGAATGGGCCGAACGCTGCCGCAGCGCCCATCGCGATACCGGGCAGCACCTTTTCGGCATAATACAGGGCGGCACCTACCCGGACCTGCGAAAGGAATCGGTTGAGCAGATCACCGCTCTGGATTTTCCCGGCTATGCCATCGGCGGCCTGAGCCTGGGCGAGCCCAAGGCGTTGATGTGGGAGATCGTAGAAGCCACCGTCCCGTATATGCCGCCGAACAGGCCCCGTTACCTGATGGGCGTGGGCTCGCCGGAGGATATCGTTGAGGGTATCTCACGGGGCATCGATATCTTCGACAGCGCTCTGCCCACCAGGGTGGCGCGCAACGGCGCTCTGTATACACGAAAAGGCAGAGTGAACATCAGGCGTTCTGTTCACAGGGAGGATATGGGGCCTGTTGAAAAGGACTGCCAGTGTTTTACATGCCGAAATTACTCAGCAGCCTACCTGCATCACCTCTTCAAGTGCGAGGAGCTGCTGGCCTACAGGCTGGCCACGATACACAACCTTCATTTCATGCAAAAGCTGATCGAGCAGTGCAGGCAGACTATTGGGGAAGACACATTCCCGGAGTTTAAACGGAGATTCCTAAAATCCTATAAAACCACTGATGAGGACAGGCGCATCGAGCAGAAGGCAGCGGCTCTAACGAATAAGAAAACGTTCCCATAG
- a CDS encoding CoA-binding protein codes for MVPLEAKHRSLLDYAFYPRHVAVIGASEQPVSFGYHYLKHLIDYGFGGEIYPVNPHKESVLDIKAYPRLADVPGDVDFVICCVSADMVLPLLDDCTVKNVKVMHLFTARLSETGRSQAIELEKEIQTKATRLGINLIGPNCMGVYSPDAGVSFAYGLPSEPGNVGVVFQSGGAATLMIQTAALRGIRFSKAVSYGNAIMIDESDIIDYLADDPKTEIIAAYFEGIKDGKKFIDSIRRAAQKKPVIAIKGGRGKAGTRAVSSHTAAIAGSSSIWKTAFNQFGVIQVRDLDEMTDLLVLFSGLQPVRGRRLGIIGGGGGKGVLAADLAEEAGLSVPPLSPSMRDQLKPILPAIWDWLSNPIDFSIWGDDAAKAGAVHHLFVESPDFDCIIMQVSDDNPMRDDWWVIVVQMEVDSIIEMFRRRAKPVVAVLSAARPGYDDLEDIRWRTIMQQRSRLTASKVPTFCSIREAVHALSKFVSYWEKDK; via the coding sequence ATGGTTCCTTTAGAAGCAAAGCATAGGAGTCTGCTGGACTATGCGTTCTATCCCAGGCATGTAGCCGTAATTGGAGCATCTGAGCAGCCGGTTTCTTTCGGTTACCATTATCTCAAGCACCTCATCGATTACGGTTTCGGAGGAGAGATATATCCGGTCAATCCCCATAAAGAGTCCGTCCTTGATATAAAAGCCTATCCCAGGCTGGCGGATGTACCAGGCGATGTGGATTTTGTGATTTGTTGTGTCTCGGCGGACATGGTACTGCCGCTGCTGGACGATTGCACCGTAAAGAATGTAAAAGTGATGCACCTTTTTACCGCGCGCCTGAGCGAGACCGGACGCTCACAGGCCATTGAGCTCGAGAAGGAAATACAGACAAAAGCTACGCGGCTGGGCATCAACCTGATCGGTCCCAACTGTATGGGGGTCTACAGCCCCGACGCTGGTGTGTCATTTGCTTACGGCTTGCCGTCCGAGCCCGGCAACGTGGGAGTGGTCTTTCAGAGCGGCGGAGCGGCGACGCTGATGATCCAGACCGCCGCGCTGCGGGGTATCCGCTTCAGCAAGGCTGTGAGCTACGGCAATGCCATTATGATCGATGAGAGCGATATCATTGATTACCTGGCGGACGATCCGAAAACGGAGATAATAGCCGCCTATTTCGAGGGAATAAAAGACGGCAAAAAGTTCATCGACTCCATCAGGAGGGCTGCGCAGAAAAAGCCGGTTATAGCTATAAAAGGAGGCAGGGGTAAAGCAGGAACCCGCGCGGTAAGCTCACACACCGCGGCCATCGCCGGTTCAAGCAGCATATGGAAGACCGCTTTTAATCAGTTCGGCGTCATACAGGTGCGTGACCTGGATGAGATGACAGACCTGCTCGTCCTGTTTTCGGGATTGCAGCCGGTCCGGGGACGCAGGCTGGGGATTATTGGTGGAGGTGGAGGCAAAGGCGTGCTGGCCGCCGACCTGGCTGAGGAAGCTGGGTTGTCGGTGCCGCCGCTTTCACCTTCGATGAGGGATCAATTGAAACCGATCTTGCCGGCCATCTGGGACTGGTTGAGCAACCCGATCGATTTCTCCATCTGGGGCGACGATGCGGCCAAGGCGGGTGCAGTGCACCACCTCTTTGTGGAGAGTCCGGACTTCGATTGCATTATCATGCAGGTTTCCGATGATAATCCCATGAGAGATGATTGGTGGGTCATCGTGGTACAGATGGAAGTCGACAGCATTATTGAGATGTTCCGGCGCCGGGCCAAGCCTGTTGTGGCCGTATTAAGTGCAGCCAGACCTGGATATGATGATCTTGAAGATATCCGGTGGCGTACAATTATGCAGCAGCGGTCCCGTCTGACTGCCTCGAAGGTCCCCACATTCTGCAGCATTAGGGAGGCGGTGCATGCGCTTTCTAAGTTTGTCAGCTACTGGGAGAAGGATAAGTAG
- a CDS encoding UbiA family prenyltransferase, translated as MLSDYLNVLKPKETSLLVFIGACSALVAAAAMGGHFPVGTFILTVVAIICGSAGANGLTNYLDRDVDALMSRTYKRALPSGRIKPPWRVLPMIAVLIAAGLVLAWILSPVCFFIGLVGVLASGILRKTVSCTYFGIIAGSSPVLIGWYAVSQPPAVTAMPVLFFCLIAVWTPLHVWTLMLANRSDYEGAGLHYFPLSWPDRRVIALLAVLSLALSAFGVLIYFLSGFLHWLYLSVAVLMSLLMVSASVRLLVAPNSRNAWMVYKLSAFPYLGIIFLIMVVDSWFL; from the coding sequence GTGTTGTCCGATTATTTAAACGTTCTCAAGCCCAAAGAAACCAGCCTGCTGGTCTTCATAGGCGCCTGTTCCGCCCTGGTCGCGGCAGCGGCGATGGGCGGGCATTTCCCTGTCGGCACTTTTATATTGACCGTTGTGGCCATAATCTGCGGCAGCGCAGGCGCCAATGGCCTGACCAACTACCTGGACCGCGATGTGGACGCCCTGATGTCCCGCACCTATAAAAGGGCGCTGCCGTCGGGTAGGATCAAGCCACCCTGGAGGGTGCTGCCCATGATTGCAGTGTTGATTGCGGCCGGATTAGTACTGGCCTGGATACTCTCGCCTGTATGTTTTTTCATCGGCCTGGTCGGCGTTCTGGCATCGGGGATACTGCGCAAGACCGTCTCCTGCACCTACTTCGGCATCATCGCCGGCAGCTCGCCCGTGCTGATCGGGTGGTATGCCGTCAGCCAACCTCCGGCTGTGACTGCTATGCCCGTGCTTTTTTTCTGCCTGATAGCCGTCTGGACACCATTGCACGTATGGACGTTGATGCTGGCCAACCGCTCCGACTACGAAGGCGCAGGGCTGCATTATTTTCCGTTGAGCTGGCCGGACAGGAGGGTGATTGCTCTGCTGGCCGTACTATCGCTGGCGCTATCGGCCTTCGGGGTATTAATCTACTTCCTGTCGGGATTCCTTCACTGGCTGTACCTGTCCGTAGCAGTGCTGATGAGCCTGCTGATGGTATCTGCCAGTGTTCGCCTGCTTGTTGCGCCGAACTCCCGCAATGCCTGGATGGTATATAAATTATCGGCCTTTCCCTATCTGGGGATAATCTTCCTTATAATGGTGGTCGATTCATGGTTCCTTTAG
- the ruvX gene encoding Holliday junction resolvase RuvX yields the protein MRRIMGLDVGDKRIGVAVSDPSLILASPLKTIDRKDDAFAVLEIKALLRQYDVVTLVIGLPYLLDGTVGEQARKVMDFVAVIKEQADVETVLQDERLTSVTADRMLREAGKKRARLKNAIDAAAATVILQSYLDDISQSGSISQEGTPSL from the coding sequence ATGCGTAGGATCATGGGCCTGGATGTCGGCGACAAACGCATAGGCGTCGCTGTATCCGACCCCTCGCTGATACTGGCCAGCCCTTTAAAGACCATAGACAGAAAGGACGATGCGTTTGCCGTACTCGAGATAAAAGCACTTTTACGGCAATATGATGTCGTCACACTGGTGATAGGACTTCCTTACCTGCTCGACGGCACAGTGGGCGAGCAGGCCCGAAAGGTCATGGATTTCGTTGCCGTAATAAAGGAACAGGCCGACGTTGAGACCGTCCTGCAGGACGAACGATTGACCTCTGTCACAGCCGACCGGATGCTGCGTGAGGCGGGGAAAAAGCGCGCCCGCCTGAAAAATGCTATAGATGCGGCCGCGGCCACGGTCATACTGCAATCGTATCTCGATGATATTTCCCAAAGCGGTAGCATTTCTCAGGAGGGAACTCCTTCCTTATAA